In Terriglobales bacterium, the genomic stretch ACCATCTGGCTGTTTCCCGCGACCGCCGGCGCCGAACAGCAAACGGCATCGGCCGCCGCGGCCCGCGCCGACGCGGGCGGTTACGCCATCTCGAGCGCGAATATCGTGGAAGCCAAGGGCTTTCATGCGCACGACGGCACGGCCATCTCGCTGGCGCGGCTGGCGGGGATCAAGACCGGCGTCATCACCAAGCGGATTTCGGAAACGGTTGCGCTGCGTGCGCGCGACTTGCGCCTGGACCACGTCCACCAGGGCGCGGCCGACAAGGTGGCGGTCCTGGAGGGGATCCTGGCGCAGGAAAAACTCGAGGCCCGCGAGGTGGCCTATCTCGGCGATGACATCATCGACTTGCCGGTGATGCGCCGCTGCGGGCTGGCCATCGCCACCGCCAACGCCCGCAAGGAAGTGAAGCAGGAGGCCCACATCGTCACCCGGCATGCCGGCGGGGCGGGCGCGGCTCGCGATGCGGTGGAGTACATCCTGCGCGCCCAGGGCAAGTGGACATCGGTCATGCAC encodes the following:
- a CDS encoding HAD hydrolase family protein, with product MSKGRAKRIKLILMDVDGVLTDGTIWLFPATAGAEQQTASAAAARADAGGYAISSANIVEAKGFHAHDGTAISLARLAGIKTGVITKRISETVALRARDLRLDHVHQGAADKVAVLEGILAQEKLEAREVAYLGDDIIDLPVMRRCGLAIATANARKEVKQEAHIVTRHAGGAGAARDAVEYILRAQGKWTSVMHAYLNERVPPKK